One Pueribacillus theae genomic region harbors:
- a CDS encoding gamma-glutamyltransferase family protein, with amino-acid sequence MVATSQPLAAQAGLDILKKGGNAIDAAIATAACLTVVEPTSNGIGGDAFALVWVKGDLHGLNASGFAPKNISIDKLKEAGYDEIPETGWAPVTVPGLPSAWAALSKRFGKLPLTEVLKPAIDYAENGYPLSRTLARVWKQEYRRFKQLLDGEEFESWFETFAPNGRAPEIGEVWASPGHASTLRSIAETNAESFYRDELAEKIAKFSKEHNGYLTADDLAEYYPEWVDPINVNYRGYDVWEIPPNGQGLVALQALNILEGFDFPVKDSVDTYHKQIEAMKLAFADGGKYIADSRYMSQDINGLLSKEYAAQRRRLIGEEALMPEAGKPPKGGTVYLATADSEGNMVSYIQSNYIEFGSGLVVPGTGISLQNRGHSFSFDPNHDNALEPRKRPYHTIIPGFLTKDNVAVGPFGVMGGFMQPQGHLQVVMNKIDFDLNPQASLDAPRWKWVEGKTVELEHSVPNHIALALKDRGHDVRIALEPYSFGRGQIIWRDPETGVLTGGTEHRTDGIVAAW; translated from the coding sequence ATGGTTGCAACGTCGCAGCCTTTAGCTGCACAGGCAGGGCTTGATATCCTAAAAAAAGGCGGTAATGCCATTGATGCTGCAATTGCAACGGCTGCTTGTTTAACAGTTGTTGAACCGACATCAAATGGGATTGGCGGTGACGCATTTGCTCTCGTTTGGGTAAAAGGGGATCTTCACGGGTTGAATGCAAGTGGTTTTGCGCCGAAAAATATTAGTATCGATAAGTTAAAAGAAGCGGGTTATGATGAGATACCTGAAACAGGCTGGGCTCCTGTTACTGTTCCAGGCTTGCCGTCAGCATGGGCGGCATTGTCAAAGCGTTTTGGGAAGCTGCCTTTAACCGAAGTGTTGAAACCGGCGATTGATTATGCCGAGAACGGTTACCCACTTTCAAGAACGCTTGCTAGAGTATGGAAGCAGGAATATCGCAGGTTCAAACAATTATTGGACGGGGAAGAGTTTGAAAGCTGGTTTGAAACTTTCGCTCCAAATGGCCGTGCCCCTGAAATTGGCGAGGTTTGGGCGTCTCCGGGACATGCTTCTACTTTACGATCGATTGCTGAAACGAATGCCGAATCGTTTTACAGAGACGAACTAGCGGAGAAAATTGCTAAATTTTCCAAGGAACATAACGGTTATCTCACTGCCGATGATTTAGCAGAATATTACCCTGAATGGGTTGATCCGATCAATGTCAATTATCGCGGCTATGATGTATGGGAAATTCCTCCAAACGGCCAAGGGCTCGTCGCTTTGCAGGCGCTGAATATTTTGGAAGGCTTTGATTTTCCTGTGAAAGACAGCGTGGATACGTATCACAAACAAATTGAAGCAATGAAATTGGCATTTGCAGATGGAGGAAAATACATTGCCGACAGCAGGTATATGTCTCAAGATATTAATGGGTTGCTTTCGAAAGAGTACGCTGCGCAAAGACGTCGTTTAATAGGCGAGGAAGCATTAATGCCTGAAGCAGGGAAGCCGCCTAAAGGTGGTACGGTGTATCTCGCGACGGCAGATAGTGAAGGAAATATGGTCTCCTATATCCAAAGCAATTACATTGAATTTGGTTCGGGGCTTGTTGTACCTGGAACAGGAATCAGCCTGCAAAACCGGGGACACAGTTTCTCCTTTGATCCGAATCATGACAATGCGCTGGAACCTAGGAAAAGACCTTATCATACCATCATTCCTGGCTTCTTGACGAAAGACAATGTTGCGGTTGGTCCGTTCGGTGTCATGGGTGGATTTATGCAGCCTCAAGGCCATTTGCAAGTGGTTATGAATAAAATTGATTTCGATTTAAATCCACAAGCATCATTAGACGCACCTCGCTGGAAATGGGTGGAAGGCAAAACGGTGGAGTTGGAACATTCTGTACCAAACCACATTGCTCTTGCGCTCAAAGATCGCGGCCATGATGTTCGTATTGCTCTTGAACCGTATAGCTTCGGTCGCGGACAAATTATTTGGCGCGATCCGGAAACAGGTGTCCTTACAGGTGGAACAGAACATCGTACGGATGGTATCGTTGCAGCGTGGTAA